A part of Lutra lutra chromosome 2, mLutLut1.2, whole genome shotgun sequence genomic DNA contains:
- the CHRNA6 gene encoding neuronal acetylcholine receptor subunit alpha-6 isoform X4 translates to METNLWLRHIWNDYKLRWNPMEYDGIETLRVPADKIWKPDIVLYNNAVGDFQVEGKTKALLKYDGMITWTPPAIFKSSCPMDITFFPFDHQNCSLKFGSWTYDKAEIDLLIIGSKVDMNDFWENSEWEIVDASGYKHDIKYNCCEEIYTDITYSFYIRRLPMFYTINLIIPCLFISFLTVLVFYLPSDCGEKVTLCISVLLSLTVFLLVITETIPSTSLVIPLVGEYLLFTMIFVTLSIAVTVFVLNIHFRTPTTHTMPKWVKTVFLRLLPQILMMRRPLDKKRETSSDKNSKGISSRSTKVNFDHRRETKLPTACCHCPKSSELATGKRRLSHQPLQWMAESSEPSPDVEDVINSVQFIAENMKNQNETKEVEDDWKYVAMVVDRVFLWVFIIVCVFGTAGLFLQPLLGNTGKS, encoded by the exons ATGGAAACCAATCTGTGGCTACGTCAT ATCTGGAATGATTATAAATTGCGCTGGAACCCAATGGAATATGATGGCATTGAGACTCTACGTGTTCCTGCGGATAAGATCTGGAAGCCAGACATTGTTCTCTACAACAA TGCTGTTGGCGATTTTCAAGTTGAAGGCAAGACAAAAGCTCTCCTTAAATATGATGGCATGATAACCTGGACCCCACCAGCTATTTTCAAGAGTTCCTGTCCTATGGAtatcacttttttcccttttgatcaTCAAAATTGTTCCCTGAAATTTGGTTCCTGGACATATGACAAAGCGGAAATTGATCTCCTAATCATTGGATCTAAAGTGGATATGAATGATTTTTGGGAAAACAGTGAATGGGAAATTGTTGATGCTTCTGGTTATAAGCATGACATAAAATACAATTGCTGTGAGGAGATATACACAGATATAACCTATTCTTTTTACATTAGAAGATTGCCAATGTTTTATACCATTAATTTGATCATCCCTTgtctctttatttcatttctaactGTGCTGGTCTTTTACCTTCCTTCTGATTGTGGTGAAAAGGTGACACTTTGTATTTCAGTTCTGCTTTCTCTGACTGTGTTCTTGCTCGTAATCACGGAAACCATCCCGTCCACGTCTCTCGTGATCCCACTGGTGGGTGAGTACCTGCTGTTCACGATGATCTTTGTCACCTTGTCCATTGCGGTGACCGTGTTCGTGTTGAACATACATTTTCGCACCCCAACAACACACACCATGCCCAAGTGGGTGAAGACGGTTTTCCTCCGGCTGTTACCCCAGATCCTGATGATGAGGAGACCTCTGGACAAGAAGAGGGAGACAAGTTCTGATAAAAACTCCAAAGGCATTTCCAGTAGGTCCACCAAAGTCAACTTTGACCATCGCAGAGAGACCAAACTTCCTACGGCATGTTGCCACTGTCCGAAGTCAAGTGAGCTTGCCACCGGCAAGAGAAGATTAAGCCATCAACCTTTACAATGGATGGCTGAGAGTTCAGAGCCCTCACCTGATGTCGAAGATGTAATTAATAGTGTTCAGTTCATAGCAGAAAACATGAagaaccaaaatgaaacaaaggag GTAGAAGACGACTGGAAATATGTAGCCATGGTGGTGGACAGGGTCTTTCTTTGGGTATTTATAATTGTCTGTGTGTTTGGAACCGCGGGGCTCTTTCTACAGCCGCTGCTGGGGAACACGGGAAAGTCTTAA